One Streptomyces mobaraensis NBRC 13819 = DSM 40847 DNA segment encodes these proteins:
- a CDS encoding TetR/AcrR family transcriptional regulator produces MPTGVAMRDARERLFDAAERVLLRDGPSALTSRAVTAEAGCAKGVLHRHFADFDAFLAELVRDRVRRIEERGAALRASAGTGDLVGRLADELTDLFESVAVAIVGLVTSRDGLRARLRRERPTGVPLLTDAAGVLASYLAAERDLGRLAPDADVDVLAPTLIGAAHLLFADRTGPPPGADAVRRTVAAVVGGVVREG; encoded by the coding sequence ATGCCGACGGGCGTGGCCATGCGGGATGCGCGGGAGCGGCTGTTCGACGCGGCGGAACGGGTCCTGCTGCGGGACGGGCCCTCCGCGCTGACCAGCCGGGCGGTCACCGCGGAGGCGGGGTGCGCCAAAGGCGTCCTGCACCGGCACTTCGCCGACTTCGACGCGTTCCTCGCCGAACTCGTACGGGACCGCGTCCGGCGGATCGAGGAGCGGGGGGCCGCCCTGCGCGCCTCCGCCGGGACGGGCGACCTCGTCGGCCGCCTCGCCGACGAGCTCACCGACCTGTTCGAGTCGGTCGCGGTGGCGATCGTCGGCCTCGTCACCTCCCGGGACGGGCTGCGGGCCCGGCTCCGCCGCGAACGCCCCACCGGCGTCCCGCTCCTGACGGACGCGGCGGGCGTACTCGCCTCGTACCTCGCCGCCGAGCGCGACCTCGGCCGCCTCGCCCCCGACGCCGACGTCGACGTCCTCGCCCCGACGCTGATCGGGGCGGCGCACCTGCTCTTCGCCGACCGGACGGGCCCGCCGCCGGGCGCGGACGCGGTGCGCAGGACCGTCGCGGCGGTCGTGGGCGGTGTCGTGCGGGAGGGGTAG
- a CDS encoding quercetin 2,3-dioxygenase, producing the protein MTIEFATRYRRTSHIPADPGRPYFIEKGEGDRAHLFGDLITVYAGGEQTGNMFNFFTVEGPKGDLIPAHVHADTHEVFYVTAGAVRLFVEDTAGRQQEKLLTPGDFGFVPRGCPHAYRMERHHSRVVGVAAGPGGTFERFFEALGVPTDEAGLPREPVVPDPGKFATVPERYDVRFLPGHRWTTG; encoded by the coding sequence ATGACCATCGAATTCGCCACCCGCTACCGCAGGACCTCGCACATACCCGCCGACCCCGGCAGGCCGTACTTCATCGAGAAGGGCGAGGGCGACCGGGCCCACCTCTTCGGCGACCTCATCACCGTCTACGCGGGCGGCGAACAGACCGGGAACATGTTCAACTTCTTCACCGTGGAGGGCCCGAAGGGCGACCTCATCCCGGCCCACGTCCACGCCGATACCCACGAGGTCTTCTACGTCACGGCCGGCGCCGTCCGCCTCTTCGTCGAGGACACCGCGGGCCGGCAGCAGGAGAAGCTGCTGACCCCCGGCGACTTCGGCTTCGTGCCGCGCGGCTGCCCGCACGCGTACCGGATGGAACGGCACCACAGCCGGGTCGTCGGCGTCGCCGCAGGCCCCGGGGGCACGTTCGAGCGGTTCTTCGAGGCCCTCGGCGTACCCACGGACGAGGCGGGGCTGCCGCGCGAGCCCGTCGTCCCGGACCCCGGGAAGTTCGCCACGGTCCCCGAGCGGTACGACGTCCGCTTCCTCCCCGGCCACCGCTGGACCACCGGCTGA
- a CDS encoding MarR family winged helix-turn-helix transcriptional regulator: MHRSLSQLLGEGRRWFDDGLSAAMEAAGATPVSPAQLQLFSVLDPEGTTVSELARRMGVTRQTAHQAAHGLIAAGLLEQVPDPGSARRRLVRRTAEGERAHRLAASVLTRLEDRLAERIGGEAVAALRGALEAGWGEPPSSG; this comes from the coding sequence ATGCACCGCAGCCTGTCCCAACTCCTCGGCGAGGGGCGCCGATGGTTCGACGACGGGCTGTCGGCCGCCATGGAGGCGGCCGGCGCCACGCCCGTGTCCCCGGCCCAGCTGCAGCTCTTCTCGGTGCTGGATCCGGAGGGCACCACCGTCTCCGAGCTGGCCCGGCGGATGGGCGTCACCCGGCAGACCGCGCACCAGGCCGCGCACGGGCTGATCGCCGCCGGGCTGCTGGAGCAGGTCCCCGACCCGGGGTCCGCGCGGCGGCGGCTGGTCCGGCGTACGGCGGAGGGGGAGCGGGCGCATCGGCTGGCGGCGTCCGTGCTCACCCGGCTGGAGGACCGGCTGGCGGAGCGGATCGGAGGCGAGGCGGTCGCCGCGCTGCGGGGGGCACTGGAGGCGGGGTGGGGCGAGCCGCCGTCGTCGGGGTGA
- a CDS encoding class I SAM-dependent methyltransferase, translating to MAESFGADPERYDRTRPRYPDALIHRIAAGSPRPLDILDVGTGTGIAARQFSAAGHRVLGVEVDDRMAAWARRGGLAVETAAFETWDPAGRTFDAVVSGQTWHWIDPAAGPAKAAEALRPGGRLAVFWNAALPSPEVAEAFATVYDRLLPGSLAARQWTSGPAPYEPLCARAADGIRGSGAFDAPERWNVEWERTYTRDEWLDQLPTSGAHTGLPPEVRERVLEGVGAAVDGLGGAFTLRYAAVAVTAHRT from the coding sequence ATGGCGGAGTCCTTCGGCGCGGACCCCGAACGCTACGACCGGACGCGGCCCCGCTACCCCGACGCCCTGATCCACCGGATCGCCGCCGGAAGCCCCCGCCCCCTCGACATCCTCGACGTCGGCACCGGAACCGGCATCGCCGCCCGGCAGTTCAGCGCGGCCGGCCACCGCGTGCTCGGCGTCGAGGTCGACGACCGGATGGCCGCCTGGGCGCGGCGCGGCGGACTCGCCGTGGAGACCGCCGCCTTCGAGACCTGGGACCCCGCCGGCCGGACCTTCGACGCCGTCGTCTCCGGCCAGACCTGGCACTGGATCGACCCCGCCGCCGGCCCGGCGAAGGCCGCCGAAGCACTGCGGCCGGGCGGCCGGCTGGCCGTCTTCTGGAACGCGGCACTCCCCTCCCCGGAGGTGGCGGAGGCGTTCGCCACGGTCTACGACCGGCTGCTGCCCGGTTCGCTCGCCGCCCGCCAGTGGACGTCAGGCCCGGCCCCGTACGAGCCGCTGTGCGCGCGGGCGGCCGACGGCATCCGGGGCTCGGGCGCGTTCGACGCCCCGGAACGGTGGAACGTCGAGTGGGAGCGTACGTACACCCGGGACGAGTGGCTGGACCAACTGCCCACGTCGGGCGCCCACACAGGGCTGCCGCCGGAGGTCCGGGAGCGGGTGCTGGAGGGCGTCGGCGCGGCGGTCGACGGGTTGGGGGGAGCGTTCACGCTGCGGTACGCGGCGGTGGCGGTCACGGCGCACCGGACCTGA
- a CDS encoding VOC family protein, translating into MNILGTSLRVCVGDLEAAIAVYERLTGTEAVRFRRGGVSVAAVGCFFLMSGPEAELSILRKITATIAVTDVDEAVRDLKAVGAEVIAGPVPTPIGRNLVARHPDGSVFEYVDRARG; encoded by the coding sequence ATGAACATTCTCGGGACTTCGCTAAGGGTGTGCGTCGGCGATCTGGAAGCGGCGATCGCCGTCTACGAACGGCTGACCGGCACGGAAGCGGTGCGCTTCCGGCGCGGCGGCGTATCGGTCGCCGCGGTCGGCTGCTTCTTCCTGATGAGCGGCCCCGAGGCGGAACTGTCCATCCTCCGGAAGATCACCGCCACCATCGCGGTGACGGACGTGGACGAGGCGGTCCGCGACCTGAAGGCGGTCGGCGCGGAGGTCATCGCCGGCCCGGTGCCGACGCCCATCGGGCGGAACCTGGTGGCCCGGCATCCGGACGGGTCGGTTTTCGAGTACGTGGACCGGGCACGGGGTTGA
- a CDS encoding GNAT family N-acetyltransferase, which translates to MPITNTPTAAVIDDAAPISRFLARAFDDDPMMRWFFPEESSREASLTTYFSTIFSRQYVLNGVCERTADAAAFWVAPEAQEKAVPDAETIQELVALLGDRAGLFGEAVETAARHTPQEPHWSLALIGADPAAQGQGQGSALLRSGLAKADASGMPTYLESSKESNIPVYEHFGFTVREEMVLPGGGPTLWGMWREPRRPAGV; encoded by the coding sequence ATGCCGATAACGAACACGCCGACGGCGGCGGTCATCGACGATGCCGCTCCGATCAGCCGCTTTCTGGCCCGTGCCTTCGACGACGACCCGATGATGCGCTGGTTCTTCCCCGAGGAGTCCTCGCGCGAAGCGTCGTTGACCACCTACTTCTCGACGATTTTCAGTCGGCAGTACGTCCTCAACGGCGTGTGCGAGCGGACCGCCGACGCCGCCGCGTTCTGGGTGGCGCCGGAGGCGCAGGAGAAGGCCGTGCCTGATGCGGAGACCATCCAGGAGCTGGTGGCGCTGCTCGGGGACCGGGCCGGGCTGTTCGGGGAAGCCGTCGAGACGGCCGCCCGGCACACGCCTCAGGAGCCGCACTGGTCCCTGGCGTTGATCGGTGCCGACCCGGCCGCCCAGGGGCAGGGGCAGGGGTCCGCCCTGCTGCGTTCCGGGCTGGCCAAGGCCGACGCGTCGGGCATGCCCACCTACCTGGAGTCCTCCAAGGAGTCCAACATCCCCGTCTACGAGCACTTCGGCTTCACCGTGCGCGAGGAGATGGTGCTGCCGGGCGGCGGGCCCACGCTGTGGGGCATGTGGCGTGAACCGCGCCGTCCGGCCGGCGTCTAG
- a CDS encoding VOC family protein: MQNTPQPAHTPSTESASEPEAKSASVTSVIQLNHTAVYAADRRRSAEFLADVLGLEVGAPFGPFLPVDLGNGVTLDYCEKRDEPIQSQHYAFLVPEERFDGMIDRLEALGVTYYADPHHTEPGRVNGWFGGRGAYFEDPSGHNMEIMTRPYVRP; this comes from the coding sequence ATGCAGAACACACCGCAGCCTGCCCACACACCCTCGACCGAGTCCGCGTCCGAGCCCGAGGCCAAGTCCGCGTCCGTCACGTCCGTCATCCAGCTGAACCATACCGCCGTCTACGCCGCGGACCGCCGGCGGTCGGCGGAGTTCCTCGCCGATGTCCTGGGCCTGGAGGTCGGCGCGCCGTTCGGACCGTTCCTCCCCGTCGACCTCGGCAACGGGGTGACGCTCGACTACTGCGAGAAGCGCGACGAGCCGATCCAGTCGCAGCACTACGCGTTCCTCGTGCCGGAGGAGCGGTTCGACGGCATGATCGACCGGCTGGAGGCGCTCGGGGTCACCTACTACGCCGATCCGCACCACACCGAACCGGGCCGGGTCAACGGCTGGTTCGGCGGGCGCGGCGCGTACTTCGAGGACCCGTCGGGTCACAACATGGAGATCATGACCCGCCCCTACGTCCGCCCGTAG
- a CDS encoding GNAT family N-acetyltransferase → MSSPIATPHTELTTERLVLRPWTTAEAAAVLADARSAQWADDFPAEGDHVIAGLLRQNPAWLGEYGHRLVVERSGGHVVGSIGLFWPPAEGILELGYGIVASRRGRGYATEATRALAAFALAAPGVHTVSAGAELANPASVRVLEKAGFRRSATDGDVARFEFTASER, encoded by the coding sequence GTGAGTTCCCCCATCGCTACACCCCACACCGAGCTGACCACCGAGCGCCTCGTCCTGCGCCCCTGGACCACCGCCGAGGCTGCGGCGGTCCTCGCCGACGCCCGGTCGGCACAGTGGGCGGACGACTTCCCCGCCGAAGGCGACCACGTCATCGCCGGCCTCCTCCGGCAGAACCCGGCATGGCTCGGCGAGTACGGCCACCGGTTGGTCGTCGAACGCTCCGGCGGTCACGTCGTCGGCTCCATCGGCCTGTTCTGGCCGCCCGCCGAGGGGATCCTGGAGCTCGGCTACGGAATCGTGGCCTCCCGCCGCGGCCGGGGCTACGCCACCGAGGCCACCCGGGCCCTGGCGGCGTTCGCCCTCGCCGCACCCGGCGTCCACACCGTGTCCGCCGGCGCCGAGTTGGCGAACCCGGCGTCCGTCCGCGTCTTGGAGAAGGCGGGCTTCCGCCGCTCCGCCACCGACGGTGACGTGGCCCGCTTCGAGTTCACCGCATCGGAGCGGTAG